A stretch of the Candidatus Margulisiibacteriota bacterium genome encodes the following:
- the rsgA gene encoding ribosome small subunit-dependent GTPase A, with protein MPQTAVVCKLHNNIFTLLNTTTKQELLAYKKKSIESPAVGDQVEFEQDSQGTIITKILPRKNLIKKPLLANVDLILFVVSIKDPDYSYYLIDCFLSYYSHLQVTPIIVFNKTDLSTEENKKQLSLYIKLGYDCYFVSAISLSKEDKETIFKLITNKTIAFAGNSGVGKSTLINQLFGTNFIKTGAISEKTKKGKQTTSQTVLYFNKEHNCFLADTPGYSMIDLETLKEANLKHLFPEFSKYDGKCKFDNCQHLNEPQCAIKEFTNNGHIHKSRYESYVKIYSELKKIKPKY; from the coding sequence ATGCCTCAAACCGCAGTTGTTTGTAAGCTTCACAATAATATCTTCACTCTATTAAATACCACAACTAAACAAGAACTTCTCGCGTATAAAAAAAAGTCCATTGAAAGCCCTGCAGTTGGCGATCAAGTAGAGTTTGAACAAGACAGCCAAGGAACGATAATCACCAAAATACTACCCAGAAAAAACTTAATCAAAAAACCACTTCTTGCAAATGTCGACCTTATCTTGTTTGTAGTCTCAATAAAAGACCCTGATTATTCTTATTACCTGATAGATTGCTTTCTAAGTTACTATAGCCACTTACAAGTTACGCCGATCATCGTCTTTAATAAAACAGACTTATCTACAGAAGAAAACAAAAAACAACTATCTTTGTACATTAAGCTTGGCTATGACTGTTACTTCGTTTCTGCTATCTCTCTATCCAAAGAAGACAAAGAAACTATCTTTAAATTAATCACCAACAAAACCATTGCTTTTGCAGGCAATTCTGGTGTTGGAAAATCAACACTAATTAACCAGCTCTTTGGAACAAATTTTATCAAAACAGGTGCAATCTCTGAAAAAACTAAAAAAGGAAAACAAACCACCTCCCAAACAGTTCTATACTTTAACAAAGAACATAACTGCTTTCTAGCTGACACACCTGGCTACTCAATGATTGACCTTGAAACGCTGAAAGAAGCCAATCTAAAACATTTGTTTCCGGAATTTTCTAAATATGATGGAAAATGTAAATTTGATAACTGCCAACATCTCAATGAACCTCAATGTGCCATAAAAGAGTTCACAAATAATGGTCATATTCACAAGTCGCGATACGAATCATACGTTAAAATTTATTCGGAATTAAAAAAAATAAAACCTAAATATTAA
- a CDS encoding PASTA domain-containing protein → MAEETQNNTTKEPLSSNENTSEVDVKNKKLLIKYAVAIAVVGLICALFYSFLINYIKAIPNVRVPNVVGLDVNDAEFILKQENLEPLLGGSRFSEEATPNIILATDPEPGRTVKAGRKILYILNSGQEQISLQHLSGLLPEQASALLAEYNITIQQLEDAFSAEYKEGTIISTSPNGGEYIERNSTIDIIVSKGFPVTITINKIIEGSNKALVNISLQIPNSETNKKTNIKIVSVSGSIPKTLFNEDIPSGKELYFELEELLGNKIDVFFNDNLAKTALVLF, encoded by the coding sequence ATGGCAGAAGAAACACAAAACAACACAACAAAAGAACCCCTCTCTTCGAACGAGAACACGTCAGAGGTTGATGTTAAAAATAAAAAATTACTTATAAAATACGCAGTTGCTATAGCTGTAGTCGGATTAATCTGTGCGTTATTCTACTCTTTCTTAATAAATTACATAAAAGCTATTCCTAATGTACGTGTTCCGAATGTCGTTGGCTTAGACGTAAATGATGCAGAATTTATTTTAAAACAAGAAAACCTTGAACCACTGCTAGGCGGAAGTCGGTTTTCAGAAGAAGCAACACCTAACATTATTCTAGCAACCGACCCTGAGCCAGGAAGAACAGTTAAGGCAGGAAGAAAAATATTGTATATACTCAACAGCGGTCAAGAACAAATTAGCCTACAGCACTTATCTGGGCTCTTACCTGAACAAGCGAGCGCTTTGTTAGCCGAATACAACATTACTATCCAGCAACTAGAAGACGCTTTCTCCGCAGAATATAAAGAAGGCACTATAATTTCAACAAGTCCTAATGGTGGAGAATACATCGAAAGAAACAGTACAATTGACATAATTGTTTCTAAAGGTTTTCCTGTCACTATTACTATCAATAAAATCATAGAAGGCAGCAACAAAGCCTTGGTGAATATTTCGTTACAAATACCTAATTCTGAAACTAATAAGAAAACAAATATAAAAATAGTTTCTGTCTCTGGAAGTATTCCAAAAACCCTTTTTAATGAAGATATCCCTTCTGGAAAAGAGCTTTATTTTGAGCTTGAAGAACTTTTAGGTAACAAAATCGATGTTTTCTTTAATGACAATCTTGCAAAAACGGCACTTGTTTTGTTTTAA
- the rpe gene encoding ribulose-phosphate 3-epimerase, whose product MALIAPSILSADFNNLEQDIKAICSADYVHIDVMDGQFVPNITIGPVVIKNLKKITNLRLDVHLMIVNPENFIQDFRNAGADIITVHYEASNHLDRLINQIKASGAKAGVSINPATPVENIFPVLGMVDLVLIMSVNPGFGGQKFIEYTLEKVRTLKNKIKELGLQTLIEIDGGVTIENAKAITEAGVDILVAGSTIFNSKNIPETISILKNA is encoded by the coding sequence ATGGCACTAATAGCACCTTCGATTCTTTCTGCTGATTTCAATAATCTAGAACAAGACATTAAAGCAATCTGCTCAGCAGACTACGTGCACATCGACGTTATGGATGGACAGTTTGTTCCCAATATAACAATCGGCCCCGTTGTCATAAAAAACCTTAAAAAAATTACAAATCTTCGACTTGATGTTCACTTGATGATAGTTAACCCTGAAAATTTCATCCAAGATTTTCGAAACGCTGGAGCAGACATAATCACAGTTCACTATGAAGCAAGCAACCATTTAGATAGACTTATTAACCAAATTAAAGCCAGTGGCGCAAAAGCTGGTGTCTCCATTAATCCTGCTACTCCAGTAGAAAACATTTTTCCTGTTCTGGGAATGGTAGACCTTGTTCTAATAATGTCTGTAAATCCTGGCTTTGGTGGTCAAAAATTTATAGAATACACTCTAGAAAAAGTAAGAACCCTAAAAAATAAAATCAAAGAACTTGGACTACAAACCCTGATAGAAATAGATGGCGGCGTAACAATAGAGAACGCAAAAGCAATTACGGAAGCAGGAGTAGATATTTTGGTCGCGGGCTCAACAATTTTCAATAGCAAAAACATTCCAGAAACAATCTCTATTCTAAAAAATGCTTAG
- the ribD gene encoding bifunctional diaminohydroxyphosphoribosylaminopyrimidine deaminase/5-amino-6-(5-phosphoribosylamino)uracil reductase RibD yields MLSPAQSLDSKFMKKALSLAIKGAGSVSPNPMVGAIVVKDNKIIASGFHQKYGEAHAEKIALNRAGAEANGATLYVTLEPCCHFGKTPPCTDAIIEAGISKVVVAMKDPNPLVSESENILKTNGVAIEFGMLEKEAKVQNQQFIKNIKYNRPYVTLKLGTTLDGKIADRFYNSKWITNEKSREYVHQLRYEHDAILVGAGTVCSDNPTLTVRHTKKKLNWTKIIVDPFLQVPPNAKIFESGNRIVFVTQYPALVNEKEEFKKKLQAISDQGSDFIFLELKESGFDIKRLLKEIYALNIFSIFVEGGSQIASSFLQSNSVDRFIRFIAPRLLNDDKAIPMFKLDKTLIEFPLEPVLVNTKTFDQDVMLEYLLHKY; encoded by the coding sequence ATGCTTAGCCCTGCTCAATCTCTCGATAGCAAATTCATGAAAAAAGCTTTATCTTTAGCCATTAAAGGCGCAGGAAGTGTTTCTCCCAACCCAATGGTTGGAGCAATAGTTGTTAAAGATAATAAAATTATTGCCTCTGGGTTTCACCAAAAATACGGAGAAGCTCATGCAGAAAAAATAGCACTTAACAGAGCTGGTGCCGAAGCAAACGGAGCCACTCTCTATGTTACCCTTGAACCTTGTTGTCATTTTGGAAAAACACCACCATGCACTGATGCAATTATTGAAGCTGGAATTTCTAAAGTCGTCGTAGCCATGAAAGACCCAAACCCTCTTGTTTCAGAGTCTGAAAATATCTTAAAGACTAATGGAGTTGCTATTGAGTTTGGGATGCTTGAAAAAGAAGCAAAAGTGCAGAACCAACAATTTATAAAAAACATTAAATATAACCGTCCCTATGTAACACTTAAATTAGGAACAACTCTTGATGGCAAAATAGCTGATAGATTTTACAATAGCAAATGGATAACAAATGAAAAAAGTCGTGAATATGTCCATCAGCTCAGATATGAACATGATGCTATTCTAGTCGGTGCCGGAACAGTCTGTAGCGACAACCCTACGCTTACTGTACGTCACACAAAAAAGAAACTTAATTGGACTAAAATAATAGTAGATCCTTTTTTACAAGTTCCTCCCAATGCCAAAATATTTGAATCAGGAAACAGAATAGTCTTCGTAACCCAATACCCAGCATTGGTTAATGAAAAAGAAGAATTCAAGAAAAAACTTCAAGCCATATCTGACCAAGGCAGCGACTTTATTTTCCTTGAATTAAAAGAATCTGGGTTTGATATTAAAAGACTTCTTAAAGAAATATATGCATTAAATATTTTTTCTATTTTTGTGGAAGGAGGCAGTCAAATAGCCTCATCCTTTCTCCAAAGTAATTCCGTTGATAGATTCATCCGTTTCATTGCTCCAAGGTTGTTAAACGACGATAAAGCTATCCCCATGTTCAAACTAGATAAAACGCTTATCGAATTTCCCTTGGAACCAGTGCTGGTCAACACTAAAACCTTTGACCAAGACGTTATGCTAGAATATTTGCTTCATAAATACTAA
- a CDS encoding nucleotidyltransferase domain-containing protein, whose product MNNGISQESSTKLINLFKKTNNLTEVKLYGSRALGTYKEWSDIDISIMDNEFSADDLLQLSNNIDDLLIPYKVDISIFKKLDNVDLIKHINNHGVTFYKKN is encoded by the coding sequence ATGAACAACGGTATAAGTCAGGAATCCAGCACTAAACTCATCAATCTTTTTAAAAAAACCAATAATCTAACAGAAGTCAAACTTTATGGTTCTAGGGCTCTAGGCACTTATAAAGAGTGGTCAGACATTGATATTTCCATTATGGACAATGAATTTTCAGCCGATGACTTGCTACAATTGTCCAACAATATAGATGACCTCCTTATTCCATACAAAGTAGATATTTCCATCTTTAAAAAGTTAGACAATGTTGATCTTATCAAACATATTAACAACCATGGAGTTACCTTTTATAAAAAAAATTAA
- a CDS encoding nucleotidyltransferase substrate binding protein, translating into MMDIRWKQRFNNYQTALESLSDGVNLSKSRKLTDLEKQGIIQGFEFTHELYWKTVKDFLEHTGNIKIYGSKDATKEAFAHELISSGDDWMNMIESRNLTSHTYNKKIANDIVSKTIDIYYALLKQFEETMTRLL; encoded by the coding sequence ATGATGGATATAAGATGGAAGCAACGTTTTAATAATTACCAAACCGCTTTAGAATCATTATCTGATGGTGTGAATCTCTCCAAATCAAGAAAACTAACTGATTTGGAAAAACAAGGAATTATACAAGGCTTTGAATTTACACATGAGCTGTACTGGAAAACTGTTAAAGATTTTCTGGAACACACTGGAAACATCAAAATATATGGCTCAAAAGATGCCACAAAAGAAGCCTTCGCTCATGAACTGATTTCCAGCGGAGATGACTGGATGAATATGATCGAAAGCAGGAACCTTACCTCTCACACCTATAATAAAAAAATAGCCAATGACATTGTTTCCAAAACCATTGATATATATTATGCCCTTTTAAAACAATTTGAAGAAACAATGACCAGGCTACTCTAA